The nucleotide sequence gatcaatgatagtaatgtctctttgaaagaagttgttccaccggatatctgaatgagacaaagacataatcctgcgagaccattgcattctttgttcatttctcaacattgatcggggaagatgaaatataaaccacctagccagtagtggtatacagcacatgagagttcctcgtttcttcatggtacgagtgtgtagaaattgtagaatgtctcccagcaatgttggtaccgggttacgggttaggaaaaggttgatgagtgcacacttatgaattggtcgggattagggaataaaaccaacccatagatcaaaagagccacaacctcctcaaaagctgggtaacttttgttttctagtagtaatcgagccttttccattaagaaattagcaagcaaacccttaactccactctttgtttcccaattggactcgatttctgactttcgcaaatgtaaagcagcagcaatggtttcaggttttggaatcctttttaaaccagtgaaaggtaattgatttcgaacaggtaatccaattagttcagagaactcttccaaagtgggtacaaACTGGTAATCAGAAagggtgaagcaatgatgttcgggatcaaagaactggaacaggacccgtatcatgtcttcttcaaattttgaggtaaccaaatggagtaggtgaacgtgcttttcggtgaattgaacattcctggggaattctgatactaagtcttttagttcagatggcaccgttgagatgttgattcggatgtaatctctggtggcgggagccattacctgcaataacaaaggtaaactctttgatccttgaaatgattagtgaaaaaatgatatgcttatgatgcttatgatgttatgatgtcaaacatgtggcacacacaaacaaatcaaacaaaagccttaggtttaaaggcttgcatgaagtccataggtgataccctccccactgaagttgagttggttaaaacctgtcctagaatagcattcgggttctatgatccttggaggtaacatctcaatacggcgctcggacggccgatcaaaatattcctcgaggataactaacttcggtcaatttcaaagctagccacttaataggccacaagtcaagttcaactaaaaggttataagacaaattagtgtttaatgacatttcggaagcctaatatactccttgatcgttttcaagggacatcagtataaaccaaagtatcgcactaacggtgactaccagatcaaccgtatcggtacatgccgtacagtttccttggtctattgtcacatacttaaggtatctcgagattcgggttagaatctttcacacaagcaaaatacccaaacaaccttttgaaaaatagagcaatcaagtcaaacaattaaaaacatcggaatgatctattctctaaaggtaaccccttttgaaaacattttgttttagaaagtatccccagcagagtcgccagttctgtcgtgcgctcggttttttgccatacctctcgtggagagatacgcgaactgactcttttttgtttcttcttttgtatttttgaaaatcagagagtcgccaccgaccttttattttatccaattaaggaaaggtttataaaagaaacagaaaaaagacatttaagaaattctgggaaagggggtaggttatacaaagggaaggtgttagcaccctttgtatccatggttatccatgggctctttaatttgcttagctcacttgttttcaattactttttgattgccttgaaatgctcgtatgtggttccaaatacctttgtaaattgactttgtaatgatccttgtgtggatgtatacaaagtgtttttatctttcaaaagatgtttttgaaaaaagaacgttaactttgtaattatccttgtttggatatatacaaagtattgtctttttgaaagttttattttgaaaaacaatgatatatgagagatttgtttgttttgatttgagcaagcaaattaggaggtctaccctgattTATAatgtctttatcctatttcctttaaaaatctatcctttcatcggatataaacaaaagttcgattttgcgtttgaaataatagaatttgattttgattttgaaaagaatgagaaagggattaccctaagaggtgcaagtgtgattgtgtttggattcaaatattttatctttgaagttagtgatctaacgattcaattttatctttggcatacacgcagtttatatgtgctagaatttaaaatgcggaaatataaaatgcggaaagtaaatctacgctattacatcgattgtgcaggaaatgtaaactacgctatttacatgaatttgacaacctatacatttatctaggaatttaaattgcaagaaaataaaagaaatgtttttggattttttatgattgattttacttataattaatgcatgattaattaaattaaaatgaggaaaaaagatgaaagtaaatctcaaacctaaaaattaagttcaaaatgcttgttaattaattttaaaacaaaactatttttttttgggatttttgaaattgatttgaaatttattaagttaattaacatataattatataaataattacacaaataattaaaacttaaagagaaaattattctaaatatgtacaaaattagcctatgatatataaacaatatttaatataaagaacaatttttttatgatttttgattggttgaaaataatgaaaagataaatatatgcatattatctaattaattatacaaaatatttaaattatgaagaaaaataaaatatttttatatcagaaaataaaatattattttggaaacttaaaaatattttttgtgtattttttggatttttaaaactatttttaattaattttgcaaggaaattaaaataaaaatagaaaaatagaaagtaAAATAATCAGGTGTGTGATGCTgatgagtccatggtatggaccacttgtctggtgcgttgggTGAAAAGTTGAgatgatccaagggctcagatcgtgagggaacatgatatgatggtggggaacatgcgctgaattcaaggaaaattcaaactttctgactgggACCCACAAGTGCACGCGTGGATGGAAGACTAGTTGACCTGCCAATGATGAGGAGCCACGCGAGCGGAGGGAAGAGTCagctttgactgacgaaccacgcttggacgcgtggtcgtcttcaacctccgtcaccTTCATTTTTTAACATAGATATCGgcggttttaaaccccctctatttttacgataaaaaacaccatttttggtagcttcacaaacctgcaagaacaaacgttaggaagagtaacaaatgacccagatcccctaattaggatgctctgagtccaaatatggtATTAGTTTCACTGTTTGAGCGCTGTAGCCATGGGTTCGATGgagttgaagtttgaacatgcatgagcacttgttaatggcatgggatgattctcacgtgggagctaacatgttaggtatttatagaatgaaaagagggatagagacgttggggaatgaagtgattccgtacaaaaggaaaatttgagtggaagtaagatttgaaagaaagtgtgtgatagtgttggaaaaaagagagatgtgtagaataaagttaagatttgatttttgaaaaagagatttgaaaagagattttgaaaataatggaatatagtacaaaagttagtgggaaacaaaaattaataataatttacttgttaccagtacagtctgaatcccggactctgcgcctgcaaaagatttaactctgtaccaattgcgtcagtactacttatctgtaaataaatatcaaataaatagcgtgtgtgaagtaataaacagtaactggcgtttgcgtaagaataaattcaacagcaagccaaaatactgtataagaaaaaaattctaaaaatcaagtattcataaatcaggatgtgaaaatctaagattatatgaaactcttaatttttagattgaagttttcttgaaaaaagatgcgggaaaattttggggtataacagtgagAATTGAACACATCACTTTCACATTACAATACCAATTACATATCCACTAGGATATATATCTTTTGTTGTAATATCAATGCAGTTAGCTATTTTTATAGCATGCACGATATGTATGATACCCACGTATGCGCTTTGTTAAGGTTGAGAAGACGAATCTGAAAAAATGGTTTGTTAGCAACAACAAACATGTGAAACTGaagtaaataatatgaaaatcATGTCAACAAACATTTATATACAATTATCAACAataacattcaaagacaaagctaatgacgatgaagaagagaaaaatcATATGAAAATCATGTGAAACATAATAACAACATACtaaaaaaagagagaataagaaagaagaagaatacTTTCATATATGAAGAACAATATTGACGGCTATATTATAGAATAGGATTTTGCTGTGAAATCTAAGGCGATACTATGACAACAGTATTTTTGGTAGAATTCACCTTCCAccaatttaaaatgtcaaaatcagGATTTTTCTTCTCCCTAGGCTCTCTGAGATACAACTCCACTTCATTTTTACTCAAATTTGGATCTTGATCCATGTCCATCTCAAATTTATCATCCACTTCTGAAGATGTGATAAATTCTAATACTTTTACTTCTTGTGCAACACTTTCTGCTTGGCCTTTCCGACTATAGCTTTCAAACATTCTAGTTAAAGTATCATTTACCTTACCACACAAAGAATCAACAATCTCCTTCTCATAATATTGATGAAATCCCCAGCTAACAAATTGGAACTTACGACGAGGATAAAAAATTACAGCAATAAAGACCAATATATTCATCTTTAAGACGTCCCCCCAAATACTTACTATATTTACCTATCATATTGGTAGCCATCTTTGCAAGTATTGGGTCATCTTTGTGACATCCCATCCAAATATTGAATGCATCCAATATCTTACAATGTTCCAAGAAATACGTAGAAGATGTTACATAAGTTGAACCTGACACCTTTTTAGTGATTtcaaaaaacaacttcaaaaatttCACAAAACACTTAGCATTTTCTCAATCATCATTATTTAGGACATCGCCTTCCAATATTGCATACTCAATACACTTCTCACCTAGTCTCTTAAATGCCTTTTGAAACTTCAATTCACTTTCAAGCATAATGTAGGTAGAGTTCCATCTAGTGGAGCAATCATATTGCACTGTAGACTTGTCTTGTATCATAGCTTCTTGAATACATACCTTAAACCTATCCAAACGACTAGCTGACCCACGAAAAAATTGAACCGCAATCCTAATTTTGGAAATTGAAGAATGCATGTCCTTCAACTTCAACCCGTCACCAACAACAAGGTTCAAAATGTGAGCACAACACCTAACATCCAAATGCTCCCCTTTTAATGGGTGTGAATTCCAGTCCTCCATTCTATTTTTCAGGTAAGAGATAGCAAGATCATTTGAACTAGCATTATCAACTATGATGGTGAAAACCTTATCTATCATCCAACCCTCCAAACACTTCTCAATCTTTTTTCCAATTATCTCCCCCTATGAGACGTGATTGGACAAAAATTTAGATTTCTTTTATGCATCTTCGAATTTTCATCAATGAAATGTGTAGTAAGAaccatataattaatattttgcaAAGATGTCCATGTATCTGTTGTTAAGGAGACACTTTGATTTTTCTTAGTAAACATGTTTCTCAGCTTATGTTTCTCACTAGTGTAAAGGTTCAAACAGTCCCTAGCAATTGCAATCCTTCCCGAAAGCACGAATAATCTAGGTTGTGTAACactcaaaaaataatgaaatccTTCATTTTCAACCAATGAAAAAGGTAACTCATCCACACTTACATTCTAGCTAAAGCTTGTCTACACAAATTACCATTAACATGGACAACCACAACCCCAGTAATACTAATTCCTTTATTATCCTGAACACTAAGAACAGTTTGGGTAGGATCAAGATTTTGGGGAAATTTTTTACATTGTATTCTTAAATGATTTGATAAATTGGAGGTTCCATTTCTATGTGAATCGGCCGCTTAAAATATAGTTTTACACCACTTACACACAGCCCTACCATCTACTTTGTTAAAATGCTCCCAAACCCGAGATTTAGTCCTACAAGGTTTTTTTTACCTGGCTCATCAGCATTAGAAACATCCTTTGTCTTTGTAGATGCTTCCCCGATTTTCCTTTTCTTGATGTTTTGAACATTGCCACATTGGTCTTTGTCAGCTTGATCAATAGTTTGAGGTGGTGGTTCTGTTGTAGGCATTGATGATGGAGTATTTTCAGCCTGCAAATAAGATGAATAAAAAATCATTATGGCTTTCTTTTCATTATATTTATTCATTCATTGAAACTAATTAGTTTAGTTTAGGTATTCATTCAATATTAGTTAGTTTAGCAGTACTGGCTCACATTACAAATACTTTCACATTTTATACAAAAGCTTCAAGAAATGAGTAAGAACTTAAAACTTGAATTTCTATCTTTCTGGTGCACATTACAAATACTTCCACATTATCCTTTTGGGAAAGACAGCAAAATGAAAAACTTTCACATTACACTTTCACATTGTTTGTAAATGTAccaacaaaatctaaaataaccCCCTGCCAAATAACGCTGACAAACTGAATCATTCCATATACAAGTCAAACTTACGAAGCAAATTGTATTGACTAATGAACTATAAAACATAACTAACTACATTTCCCGAGTGCCAAAGTACTGTACAATTACATTGTGTATTACAAATGAAAAGATGATAAAGAATAAAAATGAAACATTAACTTGCATTGGCTATCATGGAGTAACCATTCAATATTGATACATTATAAATTAAATGTCTCCAAACATTAACTCTCCCATGTGCACATAAGTCAATAAAATACAAGACAGTAGAGAACCACTCTAATGATTCTTGCTGTGTTTCTCTTGCAACAAATGGAATACAAAATTGTAGCAATCTCATAATAAAAACTCCTTTATTTCCTTTACTAGTTAACTTTGATGGTAACAGAACATATTTCAGTACCTAATTTTCGGTCATTGATATGGAAGCACCAGCATGAGAGCCAACATCAGAACTCACTTCTTTTTCCTTATCAATAATAGTCATATCTAATATatgaagtaaaaaaataaaaaataaataattgtgcCGCTGAGATATACAAGAAAATTGCATAAACAAAAATAGACAAAAAAATTGCAGAGGAAATGTACAAAATCTTTGcaaaaacaaaaattgaaaaaaaatatagtatCACACTTTCACCTTTGTTGATTGCATAAACGAAATTGAGTGAGATGGCAAAACCGAGAGGGAGATGATGAGACTTGAGACCGCGAGACTGAGTGAGATGGTGAGACCAAGGGGAGACAATGAAGTTGAAACGACGGCGAGCGAGAGTGAGGGATGAAGAAAAACCCTAGAGTGAATGagagaatgaagttgaataggAAGTGAGTCACGTGAGGTGTGCAATTggatttgaaaatataataaattaattatagaaattcaaaacttaagttaaatatgcggttccGTTCGGTTTGATTTTGTAAAATGAAAactgcaaaccgaaccgaaccgcacGGTTCAATCCAAAAATCAAccaaaccaaacgcggttttttgcggtttttggtttgaattggttcgatttgcggttttgcttttggattggttACATTAAAAGAGACCGAATAAAACATATTTCTCTAGAGTTCCTTTTCAATCATGATCTACAGAAAAAATGATATATAAGCATCCAACGAATTTGTTCATTTGAAATCTTCTAAACCTTTTCTCAAATTCACATCCAAATAGAACTCTTAACCAACGTGTACGAGAGATTCGTCTTTATCATCGAAGAAATTATCGTTCAGTTGCTAGAgagaaattaatttaattatcttaaaatgatattgtactctttttcttttaatggACTTATTTCCACTAAATTTTTTCTAGTCAGATTTAAACGAGACATATCCTAAACAAACATTCAATGGAAGCGTTATAAATCATGGATTTTGCATATAATTGTCTTCAAAATAATTTTCTTCCTTATTTGAAATAATTTAGTTAGTAAAGAGTCCATTCCTTAACAAAGaatgttgtactctttttccttcactacaATTTTTTACATAGGATTTTTTTCTAGGATTTTAATGATTCATATTTTTGATGGACATCCAAGAAGGAGTATtataaattgaattgaataattattaatgtcCATTAATGAAAACATTTCATATTGATTCTCCATTCAAGATATATATCCTTAAATAAGACTCATACTGACGAAGCACTTGGGCTCCAATGATAAAGGAGCTCCTGCAAAAGACGACACTCGAAAAATATCGAGTTTGATTTTTGGTGGGAACAATATTTGACAGGTGTTCACTCTGGATTAATAGGGCCCTAGGAACTAAAGAGTTATAAAgccaaatatatatatttaaaattgaagatgatgagaaTAACACAAATTCTTCTCCTTTTcctcttttattattttgtttaatttcataaAAGATTTCATATTATTGATACTACCTCCGGTCCcagttataaaaaaatattctctttttagatacattaaataaataatgtatttagaCAACatgttgtccagatacattatttattcaatgtatctaaaaagagaatcttttcttataaatatgaCTATAGGGAGTAGTTGATAAGTATAAAATTTTAGTTGTAAAATGCtttttgatattttataaaaatcttgtAAAAGATATTGATATATTTGTTATCTTCACTAGAGTTTGAAACTCAAAACTTTACAATTATATGTATAAACTATCTATAAATTGGAGTGGTTATTACTTATTACCACTTTCCTAAAAAAACTCTAAAATTCacttaaaaatatgataaaattgtgGATCTTGATTTACACCACTATTCAACCAACCTAGACTCCACCGTTCAACTATCAACTTTCATTTTTTCAATCCCTAAAATACCCTTTTAAACCCTAAAATACCCTTTTATTAACAATATTCCCAATGAGTCTTCAATAAATCACAACAATTTACAATGCATCCAATTTTCCATGAGTAATTGTATAACAATATTCAATACTAACTACATAAAAATTGTAAACAAGAGAGAACACAAAATAGAAAACCCTTTTCTTTATTTCTTATCATGGAGAACAAAACATCATCATCGGCAAAACTAAAAACTATTGATTTGGATGTACCCCTTCATACAATAGGGTTTGAATTTGAAGATATATCTGCAGAGAAAGTTTCTGGAAATTTACATCTTACCCAAAAGTGTTGCCAGGTCAAACATTTTTTCTTTGTCTCTTACAACAATTATTTGATAGTTTTCTCCAAAGTTTTAAATAAAGGTCGCGCGGTCGGATGGCTACGTAAAGGTCGCGCGGCTTTATGGTTTCGTGTTTTCCGTAGGTAGAtgtgttatattttttttattatggttGTTGCAGCGTGAATTAATTACAATGAATAATTTATGTGATTTAGTTTTTCATATTTTGATTCTGAAAATGACGTATATTGGGGTAATGTTTTTCGCAATCGTAATATAAACAAATTGATATTATAATGTTTGCTACTTTTTCTTATTTGAGTTTGGATATGATTGCAGCCATATAACATGCTTCATGGAGGTGTATCAGCATTGATAGCAGAAGCACTAGCCAGTATTGGAGCACATGTTGCTTGTGGTTATAAAAGGGTTGTAGGAGTTCAACTTAGCATCAATCATTTGAAACCGGCTGTGATTGGTGATTTTATCCATGCTGAAGCCACACCTTTGGCCGTTGGCAAATCCATCCAGGTTAGTGCTCATCTTATTATGATCATGGTTCTAATTAATGGTCGCAGTCGCATTGCGATTTGGTCTGTATAGATGTTGCAACACTGATTGATCATGACCATTTCTATAAATTCTCTTATCATTATTTATGTAGGTGTGGGATGTGAGAATCTGGAAGATTGATCCTTCAAACTCGCAAAACAGATTGTTGATAGCATCTTCTAGAGTTACTATTAAATGCAACATGCCCATGTCCATGTCTGTTCCTGAAAATGTAAAAGATGCCGGCGATTGGTTAAAGAAACACCCGAAATTGTAAATGTCATATATAATACTGGTCATGTATCAAGATGTAGATCATGATTCATGATCGAGTATGTAGTTTGGAGGTAATGAGATTTTAACTAGGAACCTATTGGTTACTTGATTCAAGGTTTCAAAATTGTTCACATTGTGTGATGCTCGCAACTGCATCGAGCCGCAATTGCAATTTGAATGGTAGACACAAAGAAAAGTGAATTGATATAAGCAACATAATGGATTCAACTATCACATGAAGCTGCAATAATAGACTATGTAGTACTCTTTTTGTTATCCTCCTTCTCTTTACATAATTCATTTAGAGAGTATTTAAAGAATTATCAATTTTAAGTGATTACACCCCTAAGTGAATTGGGGGGTTTGTAGCCACGATTGTAGTCAaaattacaaatatcattttaAACTATCAAAACTTCTGGTGGCGTTATAGACTTCATAACTTTTGGGAAAGTATAGTAGATTTTTTCAGTGGGCTTTTATTGTAGAGATTTAGGATTTTAAGAGACCTATAACTTTTTGCTTTGGAAATTTGTATGGAAGGACAAATGTTAGAGAATCCTTTACGTTGTGATGTGACAGTTTTGCACCTTCCAACTACTCTAATTAGGTGTGTTTTTATGGTAAATCCATCTTAGGTTTAGATGTACTAAAATCTTCATGGTGGATAATTGCTCTAATAGAACGATGTTATCAATATTTCGTCATTGGATGATGCCAACGTTCCTTGATTTCTTATTTTGTCATCCCTTAGTGTCATTATTAGTTTTGTTCCTATATGTTGATTGGGTGAGGTTTATTCACGATCCTCATTCATTTTAACTCATAAAGAAATGTAGAAAATTTAGGGATCGCACGTGATTAGATAGACTGGTCAGACAGTCTATGAGTTAGGGTTATCATATGGATATCTTGGTCTGCTAAATTTAAGCGGATTGAGAGAATGTGTGATTGGACACTTAATCTCCTGTTATTTATGAGAGCATGGTTAACTTTTCACTAACATCTTCCACACCGTTATGGACCAGGGACACATCACATCCCATGTTTGCACGCTTCAGGAGAGTCGCCTAGGAAATGGGCGGTGTATTCGAGGAAAAGGCACCAGATATAGTCATTGggcggtatatatatatataaatatatatatatatatatatatatatatatatatatatatatatatatatatatatatatatatatatatatatatatatatatatagatatatatatatataggtgtcAAATAAGATAAATCACATGTTAGTAAGTTgaaggaaatcaaatgtaagtcAACCAAGGAAAATCAAACGTCAATCAACTAAGA is from Vicia villosa cultivar HV-30 ecotype Madison, WI unplaced genomic scaffold, Vvil1.0 ctg.000034F_1_1_3, whole genome shotgun sequence and encodes:
- the LOC131622644 gene encoding 1,4-dihydroxy-2-naphthoyl-CoA thioesterase 1-like gives rise to the protein MENKTSSSAKLKTIDLDVPLHTIGFEFEDISAEKVSGNLHLTQKCCQPYNMLHGGVSALIAEALASIGAHVACGYKRVVGVQLSINHLKPAVIGDFIHAEATPLAVGKSIQVWDVRIWKIDPSNSQNRLLIASSRVTIKCNMPMSMSVPENVKDAGDWLKKHPKL